In one window of Microtus pennsylvanicus isolate mMicPen1 chromosome 2, mMicPen1.hap1, whole genome shotgun sequence DNA:
- the Kcnh3 gene encoding voltage-gated inwardly rectifying potassium channel KCNH3 isoform X1 encodes MPAMRGLLAPQNTFLDTIATRFDGTHSNFVLGNAQVAGLFPVVYCSDGFCDLTGFSRAEVMQRGCACSFLYGPDTSELVRQQIRKALDEHKEFKAELILYRKSGLPFWCLLDVIPIKNEKGEVALFLVSHKDISDTKTRGGPDNWKERGGGRRRYGRSGSKGFNANRRRSRAVLYHLSGHLQKQPKGKHKLNKGVFGEKPNLPEYKVAAIRKSPFILLHCGALRATWDGFILLATLYVAVTVPYSVCVSTAREPSAARGPPSVCDLAVEVLFILDIVLNFRTTFVSKSGQVVFAPKSICLHYVTTWFLLDVIAALPFDLLHAFKVNVYVGAHLLKTVRLLRLLRLLPRLDRYSQYSAVVLTLLMAVFALLAHWVACVWFYIGQQEIESSESELPEIGWLQELARRLETPYYLVSRTADEGNSSGQNANCSSRSSGEANGTGLELLGGPSLRSAYITSLYFALSSLTSVGFGNVSANTDTEKIFSICTMLIGALMHAVVFGNVTAIIQRMYARRFLYHSRTRDLRDYIRIHRIPKPLKQRMLEYFQATWAVNNGIDTTELLQSLPDELRADIAMHLHKEVLQLPLFEAASRGCLRALSLALRPAFCTPGEYLIHQGDALQALYFVCSGSMEVLKGGTVLAILGKGDLIGCELPQREQVVKANADVKGLTYCVLQCLQLAGLHESLALYPEFAPRFSRGLRGELSYNLGAGGVSAEVDTSSLSGDNTLMSTLEEKETDGEQGHTVSPAPADEPSSPLLSPGCTSSSSAAKLLSPRRTAPRPRLGGRGRPSRPGVLKHEAGPSAHPRTLDGLRLPSVPWNVPPDLSPRVVDGIEDGCGSDQHKFSFRVGQSGPECSSSPSPGTESGLLTVPLGPSEARSTDTLDKLRQAVMELSEQVLQMREGLQSLRQAVHLILVPQGEGQCPQVSGEGPCPATASGLLQPLRVDTGASSYCLQPPAGSVLSGTWPHPRPGYPPPLMAPWPWGPPASQSSPWPRATALWTSTSDSEPPGSGDLCSEPSTPASPPPEEEARTGTPAPVSQAEATSTGEPPPGSGSRALPWDPHSLEMVLIGCHGPGTVQWTQEEGTGV; translated from the exons ATGCCGGCCATGCGGGGGCTCCTGGCGCCACAGAATACCTTCCTGGACACCATCGCCACGCGCTTCGACGGGACTC ACAGTAACTTCGTGCTGGGCAACGCCCAGGTGGCAGGGCTCTTCCCTGTGGTCTACTGCTCGGATGGCTTCTGTGACCTCACGGGCTTCTCCAGGGCTGAGGTCATGCAACGGGGCTGTGCCTGCTCCTTCCTCTATGGGCCAGACACCAGTGAGCTGGTCCGTCAACAGATCCGCAAGGCCCTGGATGAACACAAGGAATTCAAAGCTGAACTGATCCTGTACCGGAAGAGCG GGCTTCCATTCTGGTGTCTCCTGGATGTGATtcctataaaaaatgaaaagggggaggtGGCCCTCTTCCTGGTCTCTCACAAGGACATCAGTGATACCAAGACCCGCGGAGGCCCCGACAACTGGAAGGAAAGAG GTGGTGGCCGGCGCCGATATGGCCGGTCAGGAAGCAAAGGCTTTAATGCCAATCGGCGACGAAGCCGAGCCGTTCTCTATCACCTCTCTGGCCACCTGCAGAAGCAGCCTAAGGGCAAGCACAAGCTCAATAAG GGAGTGTTTGGAGAGAAGCCAAATTTGCCTGAATATAAAGTCGCTGCCATCCGGAAGTCACCCTTCATCCTGCTGCACTGTGGGGCTCTGAGAGCCACCTGGGATGGCTTCATCCTTCTTGCCACACTCTACGTGGCTGTCACTGTGCCCTACagcgtgtgtgtgagcacagcgCGGGAGCCCAGCGCTGCCCGTGGCCCGCCTAGTGTCTGTGACCTGGCCGTGGAGGTTCTCTTCATCCTTG ATATTGTGCTGAATTTTCGTACCACATTTGTGTCCAAGTCAGGCCAGGTGGTATTTGCCCCAAAGTCCATTTGCCTCCATTACGTCACTACCTGGTTCCTGCTGGATGTCATAGCGGCGCTGCCCTTTGACCTACTGCACGCCTTCAAGGTCAACGTG TATGTTGGGGCTCACCTGCTGAAGACCGTGAGGCTGCTGCGCTTGCTGCGCCTGCTGCCAAGACTGGACCGGTACTCGCAGTACAGCGCGGTCGTGCTCACCTTGCTCATGGCTGTCTTCGCGCTGCTTGCCCATTGGGTGGCCTGTGTCTGGTTCTACATCGGCCAACAGGAGATTGAGAGCAGCGAATCCGAGCTGCCTGAGATCG gcTGGCTGCAGGAGCTGGCACGCAGGCTGGAGACCCCCTACTATCTGGTGAGCCGGACTGCAGATGAAGGGAACAGCTCAGGTCAGAATGCAAACTGTAGCAGCAGGAGCAGCGGCGAAGCCAATGGCACCGGGCTGGAGCTTCTGGGCGGCCCCTCCCTACGCAGCGCCTACATCACCTCCCTGTACTTCGCACTCAGCAGCCTCACCAGCGTGGGCTTTGGCAATGTGTCTGCTAACACGGACACTGAGAAGATATTCTCTATCTGCACCATGCTCATTGGAG CTCTCATGCATGCAGTGGTGTTTGGGAATGTGACGGCCATCATCCAGCGCATGTATGCTCGCCGCTTTCTGTACCACAGCCGCACCCGTGACCTGCGAGACTACATCCGCATCCACCGTATCCCCAAGCCCCTCAAGCAGCGTATGCTTGAGTACTTTCAAGCCACCTGGGCTGTGAACAATGGCATCGACACCACTGAG CTGCTGCAGAGCCTCCCGGACGAGCTTCGAGCAGACATCGCCATGCACCTGCACAAGGAGGTCCTGCAGCTGCCGCTGTTCGAGGCAGCGAGCCGTGGCTGCCTGCGGGCGCTGTCCCTGGCACTGAGACCTGCCTTCTGCACACCCGGCGAGTACCTCATTCACCAAGGTGATGCTCTCCAGGCCCTCTACTTTGTCTGCTCGGGTTCCATGGAGGTCCTCAAAGGTGGCACCGTGCTCGCCATTCTAG GGAAGGGTGATCTGATTGGCTGTGAACTACCCCAGCGGGAGCAGGTAGTGAAGGCCAATGCGGATGTGAAAGGGCTGACATACTGCGTCCTGCAGTGTCTGCAGCTGGCTGGGCTGCATGAAAGCCTGGCCCTGTACCCTGAGTTTGCCCCACGCTTTAGCCGTGGCCTCCGCGGGGAGCTCAGCTACAACCTGGGGGCTGGAGGTGTCTCTGCCGAG GTGGATACCAGCTCCCTGAGTGGTGACAATACCCTCATGTCCACCCTGGAGGAGAAGGAGACGGACGGGGAACAGGGACACACGGTCTCACCGGCCCCAGCAGATGAGCCCTCCAGTCCTCTGCTGTCACCTGGCtgcacctcctcctcctcagctgcCAAACTCCTATCCCCACGTCGAACTGCACCCCGACCACGTCTAGGAGGCAGAGGGCGGCCAAGTAGGCCAGGGGTTTTGAAGCACGAGGCTGGCCCCTCTGCTCATCCAAGGACCCTAGACGGGCTGAGGTTGCCCTCCGTGCCATGGAATGTACCCCCAGACCTGAGTCCCAG GGTCGTAGATGGCATTGAGGATGGCTGTGGCTCGGACCAGCACAAGTTCTCTTTCCGAGTGGGTCAGTCTGGCCCAGAATGTAGCAGCAGCCCCTCTCCAGGAACAG AGAGTGGCCTGCTCACCGTCCCCTTGGGGCCCAGTGAGGCAAGGAGCACAGACACACTGGACAAGCTGCGGCAGGCG GTGATGGAGCTGTCAGAACAGGTGCTGCAGATGCGAGAGGGACTGCAGTCACTTCGCCAGGCTGTGCACCTCATCCTGGTGCCCCAAGGGGAAGGCCAGTGTCCCCAGGTATCAGGGGAGGGGCCGTGCCCAGCCACTGCCTCTGGGCTGCTACAGCCCCTGCGTGTGGACACTGGGGCATCCTCCTATTGCCTGCAGCCCCCAGCAGGCTCTGTCTTGAGTGGGACCTGGCCTCACCCTCGTCCAGGGTACCCCCCTCCCCTCATGGCACCCTGGCCCTGGGGCCCCCCAGCATCTCAGAGCTCCCCTTGGCCTCGAGCCACAGCTTTATGGACCTCCACCTCAGACTCGGAGCCCCCTGGCTCTGGAGACCTCTGCTCGGAGCCAAGCACCCCAGCATCACCCCCTCCTGAGGAAGAGGCTAGGACTGGGACCCCAGCACCTGTGAGCCAGGCTGAGGCTACCAGTACTGGAGAGCCCCCTCCTGGGTCAGGGAGCCGGGCCTTGCCCTGGGATCCCCACAGCCTGGAGATGGTGCTCATTGGCTGCCACGGTCCTGGCACAGTCCAGTGGACCCAGGAAGAAGGCACAGGGGTCTGA
- the Kcnh3 gene encoding voltage-gated inwardly rectifying potassium channel KCNH3 isoform X2, producing the protein MPAMRGLLAPQNTFLDTIATRFDGTHSNFVLGNAQVAGLFPVVYCSDGFCDLTGFSRAEVMQRGCACSFLYGPDTSELVRQQIRKALDEHKEFKAELILYRKSGLPFWCLLDVIPIKNEKGEVALFLVSHKDISDTKTRGGPDNWKERGGGRRRYGRSGSKGFNANRRRSRAVLYHLSGHLQKQPKGKHKLNKGVFGEKPNLPEYKVAAIRKSPFILLHCGALRATWDGFILLATLYVAVTVPYSVCVSTAREPSAARGPPSVCDLAVEVLFILDIVLNFRTTFVSKSGQVVFAPKSICLHYVTTWFLLDVIAALPFDLLHAFKVNVYVGAHLLKTVRLLRLLRLLPRLDRYSQYSAVVLTLLMAVFALLAHWVACVWFYIGQQEIESSESELPEIGWLQELARRLETPYYLVSRTADEGNSSGQNANCSSRSSGEANGTGLELLGGPSLRSAYITSLYFALSSLTSVGFGNVSANTDTEKIFSICTMLIGALMHAVVFGNVTAIIQRMYARRFLYHSRTRDLRDYIRIHRIPKPLKQRMLEYFQATWAVNNGIDTTELLQSLPDELRADIAMHLHKEVLQLPLFEAASRGCLRALSLALRPAFCTPGEYLIHQGDALQALYFVCSGSMEVLKGGTVLAILGKGDLIGCELPQREQVVKANADVKGLTYCVLQCLQLAGLHESLALYPEFAPRFSRGLRGELSYNLGAGGVSAEVDTSSLSGDNTLMSTLEEKETDGEQGHTVSPAPADEPSSPLLSPGCTSSSSAAKLLSPRRTAPRPRLGGRGRPSRPGVLKHEAGPSAHPRTLDGLRLPSVPWNVPPDLSPRVVDGIEDGCGSDQHKFSFRVGQSGPECSSSPSPGTGDGAVRTGAADARGTAVTSPGCAPHPGAPRGRPVSPGIRGGAVPSHCLWAATAPACGHWGILLLPAAPSRLCLEWDLASPSSRVPPSPHGTLALGPPSISELPLASSHSFMDLHLRLGAPWLWRPLLGAKHPSITPS; encoded by the exons ATGCCGGCCATGCGGGGGCTCCTGGCGCCACAGAATACCTTCCTGGACACCATCGCCACGCGCTTCGACGGGACTC ACAGTAACTTCGTGCTGGGCAACGCCCAGGTGGCAGGGCTCTTCCCTGTGGTCTACTGCTCGGATGGCTTCTGTGACCTCACGGGCTTCTCCAGGGCTGAGGTCATGCAACGGGGCTGTGCCTGCTCCTTCCTCTATGGGCCAGACACCAGTGAGCTGGTCCGTCAACAGATCCGCAAGGCCCTGGATGAACACAAGGAATTCAAAGCTGAACTGATCCTGTACCGGAAGAGCG GGCTTCCATTCTGGTGTCTCCTGGATGTGATtcctataaaaaatgaaaagggggaggtGGCCCTCTTCCTGGTCTCTCACAAGGACATCAGTGATACCAAGACCCGCGGAGGCCCCGACAACTGGAAGGAAAGAG GTGGTGGCCGGCGCCGATATGGCCGGTCAGGAAGCAAAGGCTTTAATGCCAATCGGCGACGAAGCCGAGCCGTTCTCTATCACCTCTCTGGCCACCTGCAGAAGCAGCCTAAGGGCAAGCACAAGCTCAATAAG GGAGTGTTTGGAGAGAAGCCAAATTTGCCTGAATATAAAGTCGCTGCCATCCGGAAGTCACCCTTCATCCTGCTGCACTGTGGGGCTCTGAGAGCCACCTGGGATGGCTTCATCCTTCTTGCCACACTCTACGTGGCTGTCACTGTGCCCTACagcgtgtgtgtgagcacagcgCGGGAGCCCAGCGCTGCCCGTGGCCCGCCTAGTGTCTGTGACCTGGCCGTGGAGGTTCTCTTCATCCTTG ATATTGTGCTGAATTTTCGTACCACATTTGTGTCCAAGTCAGGCCAGGTGGTATTTGCCCCAAAGTCCATTTGCCTCCATTACGTCACTACCTGGTTCCTGCTGGATGTCATAGCGGCGCTGCCCTTTGACCTACTGCACGCCTTCAAGGTCAACGTG TATGTTGGGGCTCACCTGCTGAAGACCGTGAGGCTGCTGCGCTTGCTGCGCCTGCTGCCAAGACTGGACCGGTACTCGCAGTACAGCGCGGTCGTGCTCACCTTGCTCATGGCTGTCTTCGCGCTGCTTGCCCATTGGGTGGCCTGTGTCTGGTTCTACATCGGCCAACAGGAGATTGAGAGCAGCGAATCCGAGCTGCCTGAGATCG gcTGGCTGCAGGAGCTGGCACGCAGGCTGGAGACCCCCTACTATCTGGTGAGCCGGACTGCAGATGAAGGGAACAGCTCAGGTCAGAATGCAAACTGTAGCAGCAGGAGCAGCGGCGAAGCCAATGGCACCGGGCTGGAGCTTCTGGGCGGCCCCTCCCTACGCAGCGCCTACATCACCTCCCTGTACTTCGCACTCAGCAGCCTCACCAGCGTGGGCTTTGGCAATGTGTCTGCTAACACGGACACTGAGAAGATATTCTCTATCTGCACCATGCTCATTGGAG CTCTCATGCATGCAGTGGTGTTTGGGAATGTGACGGCCATCATCCAGCGCATGTATGCTCGCCGCTTTCTGTACCACAGCCGCACCCGTGACCTGCGAGACTACATCCGCATCCACCGTATCCCCAAGCCCCTCAAGCAGCGTATGCTTGAGTACTTTCAAGCCACCTGGGCTGTGAACAATGGCATCGACACCACTGAG CTGCTGCAGAGCCTCCCGGACGAGCTTCGAGCAGACATCGCCATGCACCTGCACAAGGAGGTCCTGCAGCTGCCGCTGTTCGAGGCAGCGAGCCGTGGCTGCCTGCGGGCGCTGTCCCTGGCACTGAGACCTGCCTTCTGCACACCCGGCGAGTACCTCATTCACCAAGGTGATGCTCTCCAGGCCCTCTACTTTGTCTGCTCGGGTTCCATGGAGGTCCTCAAAGGTGGCACCGTGCTCGCCATTCTAG GGAAGGGTGATCTGATTGGCTGTGAACTACCCCAGCGGGAGCAGGTAGTGAAGGCCAATGCGGATGTGAAAGGGCTGACATACTGCGTCCTGCAGTGTCTGCAGCTGGCTGGGCTGCATGAAAGCCTGGCCCTGTACCCTGAGTTTGCCCCACGCTTTAGCCGTGGCCTCCGCGGGGAGCTCAGCTACAACCTGGGGGCTGGAGGTGTCTCTGCCGAG GTGGATACCAGCTCCCTGAGTGGTGACAATACCCTCATGTCCACCCTGGAGGAGAAGGAGACGGACGGGGAACAGGGACACACGGTCTCACCGGCCCCAGCAGATGAGCCCTCCAGTCCTCTGCTGTCACCTGGCtgcacctcctcctcctcagctgcCAAACTCCTATCCCCACGTCGAACTGCACCCCGACCACGTCTAGGAGGCAGAGGGCGGCCAAGTAGGCCAGGGGTTTTGAAGCACGAGGCTGGCCCCTCTGCTCATCCAAGGACCCTAGACGGGCTGAGGTTGCCCTCCGTGCCATGGAATGTACCCCCAGACCTGAGTCCCAG GGTCGTAGATGGCATTGAGGATGGCTGTGGCTCGGACCAGCACAAGTTCTCTTTCCGAGTGGGTCAGTCTGGCCCAGAATGTAGCAGCAGCCCCTCTCCAGGAACAG GTGATGGAGCTGTCAGAACAGGTGCTGCAGATGCGAGAGGGACTGCAGTCACTTCGCCAGGCTGTGCACCTCATCCTGGTGCCCCAAGGGGAAGGCCAGTGTCCCCAGGTATCAGGGGAGGGGCCGTGCCCAGCCACTGCCTCTGGGCTGCTACAGCCCCTGCGTGTGGACACTGGGGCATCCTCCTATTGCCTGCAGCCCCCAGCAGGCTCTGTCTTGAGTGGGACCTGGCCTCACCCTCGTCCAGGGTACCCCCCTCCCCTCATGGCACCCTGGCCCTGGGGCCCCCCAGCATCTCAGAGCTCCCCTTGGCCTCGAGCCACAGCTTTATGGACCTCCACCTCAGACTCGGAGCCCCCTGGCTCTGGAGACCTCTGCTCGGAGCCAAGCACCCCAGCATCACCCCCTCCTGA
- the Kcnh3 gene encoding voltage-gated inwardly rectifying potassium channel KCNH3 isoform X3 codes for MKRGRWPSSWSLTRTSVIPRPAEAPTTGRKEGVFGEKPNLPEYKVAAIRKSPFILLHCGALRATWDGFILLATLYVAVTVPYSVCVSTAREPSAARGPPSVCDLAVEVLFILDIVLNFRTTFVSKSGQVVFAPKSICLHYVTTWFLLDVIAALPFDLLHAFKVNVYVGAHLLKTVRLLRLLRLLPRLDRYSQYSAVVLTLLMAVFALLAHWVACVWFYIGQQEIESSESELPEIGWLQELARRLETPYYLVSRTADEGNSSGQNANCSSRSSGEANGTGLELLGGPSLRSAYITSLYFALSSLTSVGFGNVSANTDTEKIFSICTMLIGALMHAVVFGNVTAIIQRMYARRFLYHSRTRDLRDYIRIHRIPKPLKQRMLEYFQATWAVNNGIDTTELLQSLPDELRADIAMHLHKEVLQLPLFEAASRGCLRALSLALRPAFCTPGEYLIHQGDALQALYFVCSGSMEVLKGGTVLAILGKGDLIGCELPQREQVVKANADVKGLTYCVLQCLQLAGLHESLALYPEFAPRFSRGLRGELSYNLGAGGVSAEVDTSSLSGDNTLMSTLEEKETDGEQGHTVSPAPADEPSSPLLSPGCTSSSSAAKLLSPRRTAPRPRLGGRGRPSRPGVLKHEAGPSAHPRTLDGLRLPSVPWNVPPDLSPRVVDGIEDGCGSDQHKFSFRVGQSGPECSSSPSPGTESGLLTVPLGPSEARSTDTLDKLRQAVMELSEQVLQMREGLQSLRQAVHLILVPQGEGQCPQVSGEGPCPATASGLLQPLRVDTGASSYCLQPPAGSVLSGTWPHPRPGYPPPLMAPWPWGPPASQSSPWPRATALWTSTSDSEPPGSGDLCSEPSTPASPPPEEEARTGTPAPVSQAEATSTGEPPPGSGSRALPWDPHSLEMVLIGCHGPGTVQWTQEEGTGV; via the exons atgaaaagggggaggtGGCCCTCTTCCTGGTCTCTCACAAGGACATCAGTGATACCAAGACCCGCGGAGGCCCCGACAACTGGAAGGAAAGAG GGAGTGTTTGGAGAGAAGCCAAATTTGCCTGAATATAAAGTCGCTGCCATCCGGAAGTCACCCTTCATCCTGCTGCACTGTGGGGCTCTGAGAGCCACCTGGGATGGCTTCATCCTTCTTGCCACACTCTACGTGGCTGTCACTGTGCCCTACagcgtgtgtgtgagcacagcgCGGGAGCCCAGCGCTGCCCGTGGCCCGCCTAGTGTCTGTGACCTGGCCGTGGAGGTTCTCTTCATCCTTG ATATTGTGCTGAATTTTCGTACCACATTTGTGTCCAAGTCAGGCCAGGTGGTATTTGCCCCAAAGTCCATTTGCCTCCATTACGTCACTACCTGGTTCCTGCTGGATGTCATAGCGGCGCTGCCCTTTGACCTACTGCACGCCTTCAAGGTCAACGTG TATGTTGGGGCTCACCTGCTGAAGACCGTGAGGCTGCTGCGCTTGCTGCGCCTGCTGCCAAGACTGGACCGGTACTCGCAGTACAGCGCGGTCGTGCTCACCTTGCTCATGGCTGTCTTCGCGCTGCTTGCCCATTGGGTGGCCTGTGTCTGGTTCTACATCGGCCAACAGGAGATTGAGAGCAGCGAATCCGAGCTGCCTGAGATCG gcTGGCTGCAGGAGCTGGCACGCAGGCTGGAGACCCCCTACTATCTGGTGAGCCGGACTGCAGATGAAGGGAACAGCTCAGGTCAGAATGCAAACTGTAGCAGCAGGAGCAGCGGCGAAGCCAATGGCACCGGGCTGGAGCTTCTGGGCGGCCCCTCCCTACGCAGCGCCTACATCACCTCCCTGTACTTCGCACTCAGCAGCCTCACCAGCGTGGGCTTTGGCAATGTGTCTGCTAACACGGACACTGAGAAGATATTCTCTATCTGCACCATGCTCATTGGAG CTCTCATGCATGCAGTGGTGTTTGGGAATGTGACGGCCATCATCCAGCGCATGTATGCTCGCCGCTTTCTGTACCACAGCCGCACCCGTGACCTGCGAGACTACATCCGCATCCACCGTATCCCCAAGCCCCTCAAGCAGCGTATGCTTGAGTACTTTCAAGCCACCTGGGCTGTGAACAATGGCATCGACACCACTGAG CTGCTGCAGAGCCTCCCGGACGAGCTTCGAGCAGACATCGCCATGCACCTGCACAAGGAGGTCCTGCAGCTGCCGCTGTTCGAGGCAGCGAGCCGTGGCTGCCTGCGGGCGCTGTCCCTGGCACTGAGACCTGCCTTCTGCACACCCGGCGAGTACCTCATTCACCAAGGTGATGCTCTCCAGGCCCTCTACTTTGTCTGCTCGGGTTCCATGGAGGTCCTCAAAGGTGGCACCGTGCTCGCCATTCTAG GGAAGGGTGATCTGATTGGCTGTGAACTACCCCAGCGGGAGCAGGTAGTGAAGGCCAATGCGGATGTGAAAGGGCTGACATACTGCGTCCTGCAGTGTCTGCAGCTGGCTGGGCTGCATGAAAGCCTGGCCCTGTACCCTGAGTTTGCCCCACGCTTTAGCCGTGGCCTCCGCGGGGAGCTCAGCTACAACCTGGGGGCTGGAGGTGTCTCTGCCGAG GTGGATACCAGCTCCCTGAGTGGTGACAATACCCTCATGTCCACCCTGGAGGAGAAGGAGACGGACGGGGAACAGGGACACACGGTCTCACCGGCCCCAGCAGATGAGCCCTCCAGTCCTCTGCTGTCACCTGGCtgcacctcctcctcctcagctgcCAAACTCCTATCCCCACGTCGAACTGCACCCCGACCACGTCTAGGAGGCAGAGGGCGGCCAAGTAGGCCAGGGGTTTTGAAGCACGAGGCTGGCCCCTCTGCTCATCCAAGGACCCTAGACGGGCTGAGGTTGCCCTCCGTGCCATGGAATGTACCCCCAGACCTGAGTCCCAG GGTCGTAGATGGCATTGAGGATGGCTGTGGCTCGGACCAGCACAAGTTCTCTTTCCGAGTGGGTCAGTCTGGCCCAGAATGTAGCAGCAGCCCCTCTCCAGGAACAG AGAGTGGCCTGCTCACCGTCCCCTTGGGGCCCAGTGAGGCAAGGAGCACAGACACACTGGACAAGCTGCGGCAGGCG GTGATGGAGCTGTCAGAACAGGTGCTGCAGATGCGAGAGGGACTGCAGTCACTTCGCCAGGCTGTGCACCTCATCCTGGTGCCCCAAGGGGAAGGCCAGTGTCCCCAGGTATCAGGGGAGGGGCCGTGCCCAGCCACTGCCTCTGGGCTGCTACAGCCCCTGCGTGTGGACACTGGGGCATCCTCCTATTGCCTGCAGCCCCCAGCAGGCTCTGTCTTGAGTGGGACCTGGCCTCACCCTCGTCCAGGGTACCCCCCTCCCCTCATGGCACCCTGGCCCTGGGGCCCCCCAGCATCTCAGAGCTCCCCTTGGCCTCGAGCCACAGCTTTATGGACCTCCACCTCAGACTCGGAGCCCCCTGGCTCTGGAGACCTCTGCTCGGAGCCAAGCACCCCAGCATCACCCCCTCCTGAGGAAGAGGCTAGGACTGGGACCCCAGCACCTGTGAGCCAGGCTGAGGCTACCAGTACTGGAGAGCCCCCTCCTGGGTCAGGGAGCCGGGCCTTGCCCTGGGATCCCCACAGCCTGGAGATGGTGCTCATTGGCTGCCACGGTCCTGGCACAGTCCAGTGGACCCAGGAAGAAGGCACAGGGGTCTGA